The Arachis ipaensis cultivar K30076 chromosome B07, Araip1.1, whole genome shotgun sequence genome includes a window with the following:
- the LOC107607130 gene encoding uncharacterized protein LOC107607130, whose amino-acid sequence MATRGRGRARSRESRNAQPANNHAEFLAAMANLANTIEANATATLQAVQRLGQPAGNENGNGEGNAHDIAEGNGDNTGDVSMTLATFLKVHPPIFRGLTNPTEANNWFQAMERALQAQHILNNQYVEFTAYQLAGQAQHWWQVECRLLQLQNTDVLWDGAPETYERWKCIKYQRGLKESIMTAVASIEICVFSDLVNKARVVEEYAKTVAASKDTHGGNTNKGRGKYFHPRGQSFKRGGYVPQGQGGFRKNTHDQFQRGKGRENQSKISPDLACDRCGRFHPYDSCRIGLGGCFNYGLPGHIVRDCTRGRNPNAGQSQHQGRVFAVNAKNASKADPLMRGICLIGDKTLIALYDTGASHLFISFAKFEELGLKVFELAFDLHVHTPHQTIMTRSGCRQVGFKMEGRDFVHDLICLPMIGLEIILGFDWLSKNRVLLDCFKQSIRFMPEGESGAVVAVGYYLNSVIVHYSGEECQSYILLAANALDDVQSLDQIPVVRDFPKVFPEDIPEFPPQREVKFAIELVPGAGSVSITPYRMAPIELAELRVDVTPECGGLCIASAETA is encoded by the exons atggccactcgcGGACGAGGTCGAGCCCGTTCACGAGAAAGTAGGAATGCGCAACCGGCTAACAACCACGCCGAATTCTTGGCGGCCATGGCAAACTTAGCGAATACCATAGAAGCTAATGCTACTGCGACTCTGCAAGCAGTGCAAAGATTGGGCCAACCGGCCGGAAACGAAAATGGGAATGGTGAAGGGAATGCTCATGACATTGCTGAGGGAAACGGCGATAATACGGGAGATGTTTCGATGACCTTGGCGACATTCCTCAAGGTTCATCCACCCATTTTCCGAGGATTAACTAATCCTACTGAAGCGAACAACTGGTTCCAGGCCATGGAGCGTGCTTTACAAGCGCAGCACATTTTGAATAATCAGTATGTTGAATTTACTGCTTATCAGCTGGCAGGACAGGCCCAGCACTGGTGGCAAGTTGAGTGCCGCTTGCTACAGCTTCAGAACACCGACGTTCTATGGGAT GGTGCCCCGGAGACCTACGAGAGATGGAAGTGCATCAAGTACCAGAGGGGTTTGAAGGAAAGCATTATGACTGCTGTGGCTTCTATAGAGATCTGTGTCTTCTCCGACTTAGTGAACAAAGCAAGGGTGGTTGAGGAGTATGCCAAGACTGTAGCGGCGTCCAAGGATACTCATGGAGGGAACACTAACAAGGGGCGTGGCAAGTATTTTCATCCGAGGGGTCAAAGCTTCAAGAGAGGAGGATATGTGCCTCAAGGGCAAGGAGGCTTCAGAAAGAACACCCATGATCAGTTTCAGCGTGGCAAAGGGAGAGAAAATCAGAGTAAAATTTCTCCGGATTTAGCTTGTGATCGTTGTGGACGTTTTCATCCATATGACTCTTGCAGGATTGGTTTAGGTGGTTGCTTCAACTATGGATTGCCCGGCCACATTGTGAGGGATTGCACTCGTGGGAGGAACCCGAATGCGGGTCAGAGTCAGCATCAGGGGCGAGTCTTTGCTGTGAACGCCAAGAATGCTTCCAAGGCAGATCCGTTGATGAGAGGTATTTGTTTAATTGGTGATAAGACTTTGAttgcattatatgatactggagcATCGCATTTGTTTATTTCGTTTGCTAAATTTGAGGAACTAGGCTTGAAAGTGTTCGAGTTAGCTTTTGATCTAcatgtacatactccgcatcaaacgattatgactaggtcaggttgtagGCAAGTAGGATTTAAAATGGAGGGTAGAGACTTTGTGCATGACTTGATCTGTTTGCCAATGATTGGATTAGAGATCATTTTGGGATTTGATTGGTTGTCGAAGAATCGAGTTTTGTTGGATTGTTTTAAACAGTCGATTCGATTTATGCCAGAAGGAGAGAGTGGAGCGGTGGTAGCTGTGGGGTATTATCTGAACTCTGTAATCGTGCACTATAGTGGGGAAGAGTGTCAGAGTTATATCCTGTTGGCTGCTAATGCGTTGGATGATGTCCAGAGCTTAGATCAGATACCGGTAGTTAGAGACTTTCCGAAGGTATTCCCGGAAGATATCCCTGAGTTTCCACCTCAGAGGGAGGTTAAATTTGCGATTGAATTGGTGCCAGGAGCCGGATCAGTGTCGATTACGCCGTATAGgatggctccgatagagctggcaga GTTGCGTGTTGATGTAACACcggaatgtggtggcttatgcatcgcgtcagctgagacAGCATGA